A region of Chitinophaga horti DNA encodes the following proteins:
- the queG gene encoding tRNA epoxyqueuosine(34) reductase QueG: MLPVEKYTQFIKQRTRELGFDYCGIAKAEQLDEDAYRLEQWLNKGMHGNMQYMENYFDKRIDPRKLVDNAQSVITLLLNYYPPEQQTEGAPKIAKYAYGKDYHEVIRARLNQLLSEMSEQIGEIHGRGFVDSAPVLERSWAKRSGLGWIGKNGNLIHKQAGSFFFIATLIVDVPLLYDPITGDYCGSCTRCLDACPTGALTAPTVVDGSRCISYFTIELKDQLIPDKMKGQFEDWMFGCDICQDVCPWNRFAKPHNDLDFTPVPEVLNFSTKQWEEMTEEEFKKIFRQSPLKRSKYAGIRRNLKFIKP; the protein is encoded by the coding sequence ATGCTGCCGGTAGAGAAATACACGCAATTCATTAAACAGCGCACCCGCGAACTGGGGTTCGACTACTGTGGTATTGCAAAGGCAGAACAGCTTGATGAAGATGCGTATCGGCTGGAACAGTGGCTGAATAAGGGCATGCATGGTAACATGCAGTACATGGAGAACTATTTTGATAAACGGATAGATCCCCGTAAGCTCGTGGATAACGCCCAGTCGGTGATCACACTGCTGCTCAATTATTACCCGCCGGAACAGCAGACTGAAGGCGCTCCCAAAATTGCCAAATATGCTTACGGAAAGGATTATCACGAGGTGATCCGCGCCCGCCTGAACCAGCTGCTGTCGGAAATGTCGGAACAGATCGGGGAAATACATGGTCGCGGTTTCGTGGATTCTGCCCCGGTGCTGGAAAGAAGCTGGGCGAAAAGGAGCGGTCTTGGCTGGATAGGCAAAAACGGTAACCTGATCCACAAACAGGCAGGTTCGTTCTTTTTCATTGCCACGCTCATTGTAGATGTGCCACTTTTGTACGACCCTATAACCGGCGACTATTGCGGCTCCTGCACCCGCTGCCTGGACGCCTGTCCCACCGGCGCCCTTACCGCCCCCACAGTTGTAGACGGCAGCCGTTGCATCTCCTATTTCACCATCGAACTCAAAGACCAGCTCATTCCCGACAAGATGAAAGGCCAGTTCGAAGACTGGATGTTTGGCTGCGACATCTGCCAGGACGTATGCCCCTGGAACCGCTTCGCCAAACCCCACAACGACCTCGATTTTACGCCCGTTCCCGAGGTGTTGAACTTCTCTACTAAGCAATGGGAGGAAATGACGGAAGAAGAATTTAAGAAGATTTTCCGTCAATCCCCGCTCAAGCGTAGCAAATACGCCGGCATCCGCCGCAACCTTAAGTTTATCAAGCCTTAA